A stretch of Anaeromyxobacter dehalogenans 2CP-1 DNA encodes these proteins:
- a CDS encoding PAS domain S-box protein — MSTQRTVGSASLTDLLFDEAAVGLCLVAPDGTIVRVNAPWLRSTGFTHEQVLGEHIVSLFPGTRDMALAMHARARAGHRVEVPRHAQTVNGRETWWEGSIAPVAMEGGTGLLITAREVRSGPGEQPPGCASCTEVVDRLLACVPEGITIATGPDVVTIANSRYAEERLLGSWNRSVGLSMEQWLARVEHYLPDGKTPAAVEDLPLWRATRRGESVRDAELVVRRPDGTRMSVTCNAEPVRDAAGDVVGGIVAWRDVTEQRRQQAALRTTEERFRLLAEAMPQIVCVLAPDGAVELVNRAWTTFSGLDVAATARTGWERVLHPDDVQAARECRYQALKRLEPQDVELRYRAADGTYRWFLSRLAPVVEGGRVVRFIGAGMDIERRKRAEAELRDANAKLVEADRRKDEFLGMLSHELRNPLAPIRNSSFILRHAAPGSDAASRAQQVIERQTGHLTHLVDDLLDVTRISRGKIELRRSTVDLREVVLRAAEDFRLPLDDRGVSFRASVPEAPVRAHVDATRITQVVGNLLTNAAKFTRRGDEVIVSLTVEEGEAAIRVRDTGAGIDPAILASIFQPFVQGERTLARSEGGLGLGLALVRGIAELHGGAASVTSEGKGRGAEFLVRLPLGQGQPSAPVDGRSAGTARSGRRVLVVDDNVDAAETLAEIVTMLGHTAEIAFDGPGALDKVRTGRPDVVLCDLGLPGMSGYDVAAAIRAMAGERVQLVAVSGYAQPEDVKRATDAGFDAHVAKPADLTFLEALLA; from the coding sequence ATGAGCACGCAGCGCACGGTCGGTTCCGCATCGCTGACCGATCTCCTGTTCGACGAGGCAGCGGTCGGGCTCTGCCTGGTGGCGCCGGACGGCACGATCGTCCGGGTCAACGCGCCCTGGCTCCGCTCGACCGGGTTCACGCACGAGCAGGTCCTGGGCGAGCACATCGTGAGCCTGTTCCCCGGCACCCGGGACATGGCGCTCGCGATGCACGCCCGCGCCCGTGCCGGCCACCGCGTCGAGGTCCCGCGTCACGCACAGACCGTGAACGGGCGCGAGACGTGGTGGGAGGGGAGCATCGCGCCGGTCGCGATGGAGGGCGGGACGGGGCTGCTCATCACCGCGCGCGAGGTGAGGTCGGGGCCGGGCGAGCAGCCCCCGGGCTGCGCCTCCTGCACGGAGGTCGTGGACCGGCTCCTGGCCTGCGTGCCGGAGGGCATCACCATCGCCACCGGACCGGACGTGGTCACGATCGCGAACAGCCGGTACGCGGAGGAGCGGCTGCTCGGGAGCTGGAACCGGAGCGTCGGCCTCTCGATGGAGCAGTGGCTCGCCCGCGTCGAGCACTACCTCCCGGACGGGAAGACGCCGGCCGCGGTCGAGGATCTCCCGCTCTGGCGCGCGACCCGGCGCGGCGAGTCGGTGCGAGACGCGGAGCTGGTCGTGAGGCGGCCCGACGGCACGCGCATGTCCGTCACCTGCAACGCCGAGCCGGTCCGGGACGCCGCCGGCGACGTCGTGGGCGGCATCGTGGCCTGGCGCGACGTCACCGAGCAGCGGCGGCAGCAGGCGGCGCTGCGCACCACCGAGGAGCGCTTCCGGCTGCTCGCGGAGGCGATGCCGCAGATCGTGTGCGTCCTCGCGCCCGACGGCGCGGTCGAGCTGGTCAACCGTGCGTGGACCACCTTCTCGGGCCTGGACGTGGCCGCGACGGCCCGCACCGGGTGGGAGCGCGTCCTGCATCCGGACGACGTGCAGGCGGCGCGCGAGTGCCGGTACCAGGCGCTGAAGCGTCTCGAGCCCCAGGACGTGGAGCTCCGGTACCGCGCCGCGGACGGGACGTACCGCTGGTTCCTGTCGCGCCTCGCGCCCGTGGTGGAGGGCGGCCGCGTGGTGCGCTTCATCGGCGCGGGCATGGACATCGAGCGGCGCAAGCGCGCCGAGGCGGAGCTGCGCGACGCGAACGCGAAGCTCGTCGAGGCCGACCGGCGGAAGGACGAGTTCCTGGGGATGCTCAGCCACGAGCTGCGCAACCCGCTCGCGCCCATCCGCAACTCGAGCTTCATCCTGCGGCACGCGGCGCCCGGGAGCGACGCGGCGAGCCGCGCGCAGCAGGTCATCGAGCGGCAGACGGGGCACCTGACGCACCTGGTGGACGACCTGCTCGACGTGACGCGCATCTCGCGCGGCAAGATCGAGCTGCGGCGCTCGACAGTGGATCTGCGCGAGGTGGTCCTTCGCGCCGCGGAGGACTTCCGGCTCCCGCTGGACGATCGCGGCGTCTCGTTCCGCGCGTCGGTCCCCGAGGCGCCGGTCCGGGCGCACGTCGACGCGACGCGGATCACGCAGGTGGTCGGGAACCTGCTCACGAACGCGGCGAAGTTCACCCGGCGCGGGGACGAGGTGATCGTGTCGCTCACGGTCGAGGAGGGCGAGGCCGCGATCCGCGTGAGGGACACCGGGGCCGGGATCGACCCGGCCATCCTGGCGTCGATCTTCCAGCCGTTCGTCCAGGGGGAGCGGACGCTGGCGCGGAGCGAGGGAGGGCTCGGCCTCGGGCTGGCGCTCGTGCGGGGGATCGCCGAGCTGCACGGCGGCGCTGCCTCGGTGACGAGCGAGGGCAAGGGCAGGGGCGCCGAGTTCCTCGTGCGGCTCCCGCTCGGCCAGGGCCAGCCGTCGGCGCCCGTGGACGGGCGAAGCGCGGGGACGGCGCGGAGCGGCCGCAGGGTGCTGGTGGTGGACGACAACGTGGACGCCGCCGAGACGCTCGCCGAGATCGTCACCATGCTCGGCCACACCGCCGAGATCGCGTTCGACGGGCCGGGCGCGCTCGACAAGGTGCGCACCGGCCGGCCCGACGTGGTGCTGTGCGACCTGGGCCTGCCGGGCATGAGCGGCTACGACGTCGCGGCGGCGATCCGGGCCATGGCAGGCGAGCGCGTGCAGCTCGTGGCGGTCTCCGGGTACGCGCAGCCCGAGGACGTGAAGCGGGCGACGGACGCCGGGTTCGACGCGCACGTCGCCAAGCCCGCGGATCTGACCTTCCTGGAGGCGCTCCTGGCGTGA
- the map gene encoding type I methionyl aminopeptidase, which produces MGIPLLGGPAVERMRQAGKAAAATLAHVGERLAAGISTADIDRWVREDTARRGGTPSQLGFHGFPAAVCTSRNEVVCHGIPRAAERLRPGDIVNVDVTTRLDGFHGDTSATFCIGDVSADARHVVDVARRCRDAGIAVVRHGVRLGDVGAAIEEVARAEGCSVVRDYGGHGIGKAMHGPPTVMHVGPRGQGVRLTAGMAITIEPMVNLGRPEVRLLADGWTVVTADGSLSAQFEHTVVVTRDGCEVMTG; this is translated from the coding sequence ATGGGCATTCCGCTCCTGGGTGGGCCGGCGGTCGAACGGATGAGGCAGGCGGGGAAGGCCGCGGCGGCGACGCTCGCGCACGTCGGCGAGCGGCTCGCCGCGGGGATCAGCACCGCGGACATCGATCGCTGGGTGCGCGAGGACACGGCGCGCCGCGGCGGCACGCCGAGCCAGCTCGGCTTCCACGGCTTCCCCGCGGCGGTCTGCACGAGCCGGAACGAGGTCGTGTGCCACGGCATCCCGCGCGCCGCGGAGCGGCTGCGTCCCGGCGACATCGTCAACGTGGACGTCACCACGCGCCTGGATGGCTTCCACGGCGACACCTCGGCCACGTTCTGCATCGGAGACGTCTCCGCCGACGCGCGGCACGTGGTGGACGTCGCCCGCCGCTGCCGGGATGCCGGCATCGCGGTGGTGCGGCACGGCGTCCGGCTCGGGGACGTCGGGGCAGCCATCGAGGAGGTCGCGCGCGCGGAAGGCTGCAGCGTGGTGCGCGACTACGGCGGGCACGGCATCGGGAAGGCGATGCACGGCCCGCCGACCGTGATGCACGTCGGTCCGAGGGGGCAGGGCGTGAGGCTGACGGCGGGGATGGCCATCACCATCGAGCCGATGGTGAACCTGGGCCGGCCGGAGGTGAGGCTGCTGGCCGACGGGTGGACCGTGGTCACCGCGGACGGAAGCCTCTCGGCGCAGTTCGAGCACACGGTGGTCGTGACGCGCGACGGCTGCGAGGTGATGACGGGGTGA
- a CDS encoding LysR family transcriptional regulator, with product MSLTYIQSFVAVAEEGHVGRAARKLHLTQPPLSRHILALEDELGTRLFERTPRGMRLLPAGEVFLSHARRILAEVDVAIERTKGAGGSDD from the coding sequence GTGAGCCTCACGTACATCCAGTCCTTCGTCGCGGTCGCGGAGGAGGGCCACGTCGGCCGCGCCGCCCGGAAGCTTCACCTCACGCAGCCGCCCCTGTCGCGACACATCCTCGCGCTCGAGGACGAGCTCGGGACGCGCCTGTTCGAGCGGACGCCGCGCGGCATGCGGCTCCTCCCCGCCGGCGAGGTGTTCCTCTCCCACGCACGGCGGATCCTGGCGGAGGTGGACGTCGCGATCGAGCGGACGAAGGGCGCGGGCGGCAGCGACGACTGA
- a CDS encoding YciI-like protein — translation MYFALLYETVPDYVQRRAAFRSEHLALAQQARQEGRLILAGAFDPPDGALLVFKAASAEEVEAFARADPYVRNGLVTSWRVRPWTVVVGGEG, via the coding sequence ATGTACTTCGCGCTCCTCTACGAGACGGTCCCCGACTACGTCCAGCGCCGGGCGGCGTTCCGGTCCGAGCACCTCGCGCTCGCCCAGCAGGCGCGCCAGGAGGGACGGCTGATCCTGGCCGGGGCCTTCGACCCGCCCGACGGCGCGCTCCTCGTGTTCAAGGCTGCGAGCGCGGAGGAGGTCGAGGCGTTCGCGCGCGCGGATCCGTACGTGCGGAACGGCCTGGTCACGTCCTGGCGCGTCCGGCCGTGGACCGTGGTGGTCGGCGGGGAGGGGTAG